GCGCACCATTGATGAAGCCACCGAACACTGGAAAATGGTCGAAGGGGACACCAGCTACGACCTGCTCCACTACCCCCCCGACCTCGCCCGCCTCCTCACCCTCCTGAACGCCTTCACCGGGCTCAATCTCGAAAACATGACCCGCGAAGCCGGCTGGTGCCTCCTGGACATCGGCCGCCGCATTGAACGCTCCCAAATGCTCATCTCCCTCCTCCGCTCCACCCTCGTGAAGAAGGAAACCGAAAGCGTCAACTACCACATCCGCGAAGCCGTCCTCCGCTTCTCGGACAGCATGGCGACCCATCGCCGCCGCTACCTCACGCAGCCCACCGCCAGCAGCATGATCGAACTGCTCCTGCTGGCCACAGACAACCCCCGATCCCTTCTCTACCAAATCCAGCGCTTGCAGCGCCACCTCGGTGCCCTCCCACGTCCCGCCTCTGAGCGACTCAGCCAAGAGGAATGCCTCGCCCTCGACGCCGAGACCCGGCTCCAGCTCTGCGATGTCAATGAGCTGAGCGCCTCCCGGGACGGCCGCCGGGAAGCCCTCGACGACCTCCTGAAGGAATTAGGAAAGCGCCTCGAGAAAATCTCCAGCGTCATCCACTCCACCTACTTCCGGCACGCCCGGACCCAAACCGTCACCGGATGAAATACCAGGTCAAACACGTCACCACCTATCGCTACAGCGAGCGGATCGACATCAGCTACCACCACGCGCGCTTGAAGCCCCTCCGCCTCCCAGGGCAACAGCGGAAAAACTACCGCTTCCACGTCAGCCCCCAGCCGGCCAGTCGCAACGAGCATCGCGACTTCTTCGGCAACCAGGTGAACTTCTTCGTCATCGACAAAGCCCACGAAAAACTCACCATCACCTCCCAGTGCCAAGTCGAAACCAGCCCGCGATTCGCTGGACTGAACTTCGCCCAAAGCCAGCCCTGGGAAAAAGTCGCCGAAACCGTGCGCCGGGTGGAAACGCCTCTCAGCGAACGCCAATACGCCCTCCCCTCCCCGCTCATCCAGCCCGGCCCTGAACTCCTCGCCTACGCCAAACCCTCCTTCCCCAAAGGCCGCCCCCTCCTCGAAGGCGCGGCCGACCTCATGGCTCGCATCCACAAAGACTTCCAATTCGTCTCCGGCTTCACCACCATCGCCACCCCCATCGAAGAAGCCCTCCAAGTCCGGAAAGGCGTTTGCCAAGACTTTGCCCAAATCGCGCTCGGCTGCCTCCGCAGCCTGGGCTTGCCCGCCAAATACGTCAGCGGCTACCTCGAAACCCTCCCGCCACCAGGCCAAGCCAAACTCCAAGGCGCCGACGCCTCCCACGCCTGGTATGCCGTCTGGGACCCCCAGCTAGGCTGGGTCGAATTTGACCCCACCAACAACCTCATCCCCAAAGAACAGCATGTCGTCATCGGCTACGGACGGGACTTCTCCGACATCTCGCCGGTCAAAGGCGTGCTCCTCGGACCCGAAAGCCACTACCTGGACGTCGCCGTCGACCTCATTCCAATCTCCGCCGATCGGGAATGAAAGACCGCCCGCCCCGCTCGTATCCAGCATGATTCGGCGAATCCTTATCTCCACCTTGCTCGTCACTCTAGGAAGCCTCCTCGCCTTCCCCTTGCTCCCCACCCGCGCCATGGACAAAACACCCGCCGTCGCCCCCCAACCCGCCCCCCACCAAGAAGTCACCACCCTCGGCGCCGGCTGCTTCTGGTGTGTCGAAGCCGTCTACGAGCGGATCGAAGGCGTCCTCCACGTCACCTCCGGCTACATGGGCGGGCAAAACGCGAACCCCACCTACGAGCAAATCTGCACCGGCACCACCGGGCACGCCGAAGTCGTGCAGCTCATCTACGACCCCGAAATCGTCTCCTTCGAAACCATCCTCGAAAAATTTTTCCAACTCCACGATCCCACCCAGCTCAATCGCCAGGGAAACGACGTCGGCACCCAATACCGCTCTGCCATCTTCACCCACCACCCAGAGCAGGCCGTGGTGGCCGAAGCCGTCCAAGCCAAAGCCGCCGCATGGTGGGACCGGCCGATTGTGACCGAAATCACCCCCGCCAGCACCTTCTACCCCGCTGAAACCTACCACCAAGACTTCTGGAAAAACAACCCCGCCAACCCCTACTGCGCCTTCAGCATCCCCCCAAAATTGGAAAAACTCGGCTTGCACTGAAACCCCCGCCTCCCGACTCGGCTACCGAAGTTGAAGTGAACCCGGATTCGCTTCAGGTATCTCAGCACCATGGGGACCACCACGAAAGAAGACTTCCGCCGACTTCTCTGCCAACTCGGCCAACTCACCCGGGAGGCCGTGGTGGCCGCCCGGGCCGATGCCACCCGGAACCTGGCCGCCGTCGCGCACGAAACCGCTGCCGACACCATCTACGAAATCGACGCCGCGGTCGAGCCTCAGCTCCTGGCCTGGCTATCGGATCACTGGCCCGAAGAAGAACCCGTCCGGCTGGTCATGGAAGGCATCGAAGAGCGCACCCTCTTCCCCTCGCAAGCCGCCGCGGCCAAATGGGTACTCATCATCGATCCCATCGATGGCACCCGAGGCCTCATGTATGACCTCCGCCCCGCCTGGTTCCTGGCCGCCTTGGCGCCGGAAAAAGGGGAGGCCCAAACCCGGCTGAGTCACCTCGAGGTCGCCGTCATGACCGAATTGCCCACCACCCGGCAATATCTGGCCGACACCCTGAGCGGGATTCGTGGCCAGGGCGTCCTCGCCGAACGGGAAAACCTCCTTACAGGAAAAACCAAGCCCTTCACCCCGCGCCCTTCCACCGCCACCGATTTCCTGGGAGGCTTCAGTTGGTTCGCCCGATTCTTTCCGGAAGCGAAGGCCAGGCTCGCCGAGATCGAAGAAACCTTCTGGGACGCGATTCACCCCCGTACCCCGGCCATTCCTCGAAATCGCCCCATCTTTGAAGACCAATACATCAGCTGCGGCGGCTACCTCTATGAACTGCTCACCGGCAAGTATCGCATGGTGGCCGACCTCCGACCGCTCGCCTACCAAGCCACTGGATTCACCCAGGGGCTCCCCTGCCACGCCTACGACCTCTGCACAATTCTCCTCTTCCAAGAACTCGGGGGCATCATCGAACATCCGCTCGGCGGCCCGTGCGACCAACTGCTCGACACCACCAGTGGCCTGGTCTGTGTCGCCTACGGCAACGAAACCCTGGCCTCTCGTGCAAGAGGCCCCCTCAAAACCGCAATCCAGCAACATCTGCCGTAGTCCCACCAGGCCGCCCGATCCACTGGCCGAACGGCCGCGTGAATCTCCCCTGAAACCCGAAACCAACCAAAACTCACCCCCTCACGACCTCGACGCGCAGGTCTCTCAGGGAGCAAAGCCCCCCGAAGTCCCCGAAGCGCAACTTCCTTGCCCCACTCCTGCGCTTTGGCGACTTCCAGGGACTCTGCTCTATGAGAGACTTGCAAGTGGACGTGATCCGTTGATCCAAAATGCAGGATCTTGGCTGGCTTACCACGGCTCAAAAGGCACCCATGGCGACTGCCTAGGCGATCAAAGCGGAAATTTGGAGCGGGTGAACGGATTCGAACCGTCGACATCCACCTTGGCAAGGTGGCGCTCTACCACTGAGCTACACCCGCTTTTTGCCTTGCAGCGGGACGATATCTATGGACGGTTCCGCTCCCCGCGCAAGCAGTTTTTGTGGCGGTGGCCAGATGCCCAAAATGGACCGACTCGCCGAAATCATCGCCCACAAGCGCCGGGAAATTCAGCCACTCTTGGCGAGGGCGGAGACTCTGCGGGTGGCGGCGCTCGAGCGGAATGACTATCGTTCGCTTGAGGCGGCGCTCGATTCCAACGGCGAGTGCCTCCGCCTGATCGCGGAGGTCAAGAAGGCTTCGCCCTCGGCGGGGGTGATTTCGCCCGACTTCGACCCGGTC
This genomic stretch from Verrucomicrobiota bacterium harbors:
- the msrA gene encoding peptide-methionine (S)-S-oxide reductase MsrA; translation: MDKTPAVAPQPAPHQEVTTLGAGCFWCVEAVYERIEGVLHVTSGYMGGQNANPTYEQICTGTTGHAEVVQLIYDPEIVSFETILEKFFQLHDPTQLNRQGNDVGTQYRSAIFTHHPEQAVVAEAVQAKAAAWWDRPIVTEITPASTFYPAETYHQDFWKNNPANPYCAFSIPPKLEKLGLH
- a CDS encoding transglutaminase family protein, with protein sequence MKYQVKHVTTYRYSERIDISYHHARLKPLRLPGQQRKNYRFHVSPQPASRNEHRDFFGNQVNFFVIDKAHEKLTITSQCQVETSPRFAGLNFAQSQPWEKVAETVRRVETPLSERQYALPSPLIQPGPELLAYAKPSFPKGRPLLEGAADLMARIHKDFQFVSGFTTIATPIEEALQVRKGVCQDFAQIALGCLRSLGLPAKYVSGYLETLPPPGQAKLQGADASHAWYAVWDPQLGWVEFDPTNNLIPKEQHVVIGYGRDFSDISPVKGVLLGPESHYLDVAVDLIPISADRE
- a CDS encoding inositol monophosphatase codes for the protein MGTTTKEDFRRLLCQLGQLTREAVVAARADATRNLAAVAHETAADTIYEIDAAVEPQLLAWLSDHWPEEEPVRLVMEGIEERTLFPSQAAAAKWVLIIDPIDGTRGLMYDLRPAWFLAALAPEKGEAQTRLSHLEVAVMTELPTTRQYLADTLSGIRGQGVLAERENLLTGKTKPFTPRPSTATDFLGGFSWFARFFPEAKARLAEIEETFWDAIHPRTPAIPRNRPIFEDQYISCGGYLYELLTGKYRMVADLRPLAYQATGFTQGLPCHAYDLCTILLFQELGGIIEHPLGGPCDQLLDTTSGLVCVAYGNETLASRARGPLKTAIQQHLP